Proteins co-encoded in one Desulfitobacterium hafniense DCB-2 genomic window:
- a CDS encoding Ppx/GppA phosphatase family protein, translating to MRILGIIDIGSNSMRLVIVQLTDDNSYRIIDDVKHSVRLGKDILPNGNLHPIRMQRAIETLQFYKTLCDAIQTDQIIVVATEAIRKAANQKEFLELVYSLTGLAVRVLEGEEEAYYDYFSVANVFAMSENLIMDIGGASTELIWMKDRKVRNMASLPFGTISISEQLNQAAGNIYEKEKTVTNSLIHTFHQLGWLPHGKTLIGIGGSFRNIAKIDKKRCAYPLELSHNYYLPGERLQDIHQLIMTTPAGRRKDIRGLSSERADIIWGATTAINALLMYCGISDIYISGYGLREGIIYEEILHDLNPVEDVLDYSINNLMSNISLNKKHAFHVWQLSRSLFEQLGSVHELNTSTVNVLKTAALLHDSGISISYYDHHLHSFYIILNSQINGLSQQELLMAAYTAASHRKNKVKVDPAHKGLLREQEINTIRKLGVILRIAESLDRRMNDNINAVDCLIEQEVVTLKLTSKSTHELEAKETMEISAAFLKEFGRRLHII from the coding sequence ATGAGGATATTGGGAATTATCGACATCGGTTCAAACTCAATGCGTCTCGTCATTGTTCAGCTTACTGACGATAATTCTTACCGGATTATTGACGATGTAAAGCATTCCGTCCGTCTGGGGAAAGACATCCTGCCCAACGGCAATCTTCACCCGATAAGGATGCAGCGGGCCATCGAAACCCTGCAATTTTATAAAACTCTTTGCGATGCCATACAGACCGACCAAATCATCGTCGTGGCGACGGAAGCCATTCGCAAAGCTGCCAATCAAAAGGAATTCCTGGAACTGGTTTACAGCTTAACCGGCCTTGCCGTGCGCGTGCTGGAGGGTGAAGAAGAGGCTTACTATGATTATTTTAGTGTGGCCAATGTCTTTGCTATGTCGGAAAATCTTATCATGGATATTGGGGGCGCCAGCACCGAGCTGATCTGGATGAAAGACCGCAAGGTCCGCAATATGGCCAGCCTGCCTTTTGGCACCATCAGCATAAGCGAGCAATTGAATCAGGCAGCCGGCAATATCTATGAAAAAGAAAAAACTGTAACCAACTCCTTGATCCATACTTTCCATCAACTGGGCTGGCTCCCCCACGGCAAAACACTCATTGGTATCGGTGGCAGCTTCCGCAATATTGCCAAGATAGATAAAAAGCGATGCGCTTATCCTTTAGAGCTTTCTCACAATTATTATCTTCCCGGTGAGCGCCTTCAGGATATCCACCAACTGATCATGACCACTCCCGCCGGTCGCCGCAAGGATATCCGCGGCCTGTCCTCAGAGCGTGCCGATATAATCTGGGGCGCCACCACAGCCATTAACGCCTTGCTTATGTATTGCGGAATCAGCGATATCTATATCAGTGGTTATGGATTGCGCGAAGGCATTATCTATGAAGAGATTCTCCATGATCTCAATCCGGTGGAAGACGTTCTCGATTACTCCATTAATAATTTGATGTCTAATATTAGCTTGAACAAAAAGCATGCTTTTCATGTCTGGCAGCTCTCCCGCTCACTCTTTGAGCAACTGGGCTCTGTTCATGAGCTGAATACTTCCACTGTAAACGTTCTGAAAACGGCAGCCTTATTGCATGATAGCGGCATTAGTATCAGTTACTATGATCACCACCTGCATTCCTTTTATATTATTCTTAACTCCCAAATCAATGGCCTCAGCCAGCAGGAATTACTAATGGCCGCCTATACAGCAGCCTCTCACCGCAAAAACAAGGTTAAGGTCGATCCTGCCCACAAAGGATTGCTGCGGGAGCAGGAGATTAATACTATCCGTAAACTAGGGGTTATTTTAAGAATTGCCGAGTCTTTAGATCGCCGGATGAATGATAATATCAACGCCGTGGATTGTTTAATCGAGCAGGAAGTGGTAACCCTCAAGCTGACCTCCAAATCTACCCATGAACTGGAAGCTAAAGAGACTATGGAAATTTCAGCAGCTTTCTTAAAAGAGTTTGGCAGACGGCTCCATATTATTTAA
- a CDS encoding HD domain-containing protein: protein MELKLPLIAAIDVGSNYIQMIIAELNPEGQVKILEDVIQPTSIGRDTFTMGRIDRKTIQETCEILKGFSQLLKDYRVKDYHAVGTSGIREAENREYVLELIRLKTKIEVEIINSAQERFFMYRALRSRLPGPLLAEQTTLIVNLASGGVETSIYEKGALIFTEYLKIGSLRLRETLADLEVKSINFPAVMEEFIDSKTSLLKRFLQDIKFTNFIMIGNEVRTVANLCGEDQRIEVEDFTKLYEKLLIMTDDQITRTYGLVKNQADTFLPTVITLHCFLKLTHARQIYVPDISLKNGLIHDLADGLIESPQSKDSLNDMISSVWYIANRFGADRRHAEQVEKLALSLFDQTGKIHGLGHQERLYLQVAAILHAVGYFISFTDHQEHAYRIIRHRNIMGLSARDLILIANIVRYNTQESPSHQDENYEGLMDRDKIVVSKLAALLKLAEALDVSHKNKVEKVEVHRKGEQLIFTMYSWQDPFLEEWTFQNCSSLFEEVTGMQVIVKRKGLSL, encoded by the coding sequence ATGGAGCTGAAGCTTCCGCTTATTGCTGCTATTGATGTGGGATCGAACTACATACAAATGATCATCGCTGAGCTCAACCCTGAGGGGCAGGTCAAGATCCTTGAAGATGTTATCCAGCCTACCTCCATCGGACGGGATACGTTCACCATGGGCAGAATTGATCGCAAAACGATTCAGGAAACCTGTGAAATTCTGAAGGGTTTCAGCCAATTGCTGAAGGATTACCGGGTAAAAGATTACCATGCTGTCGGCACCAGCGGGATTCGTGAAGCGGAAAACCGGGAGTATGTGCTGGAGCTGATTCGGCTGAAAACCAAAATAGAGGTTGAAATCATCAACAGTGCTCAAGAACGGTTCTTTATGTATCGGGCTCTGCGCAGCCGTCTGCCCGGGCCTTTGCTGGCAGAGCAAACCACCCTGATCGTCAATTTGGCTTCAGGTGGTGTGGAAACCTCAATTTATGAGAAGGGGGCGCTTATTTTTACCGAGTATTTAAAAATAGGCTCCCTGCGCTTAAGGGAAACCCTGGCTGATTTAGAAGTGAAAAGCATCAATTTTCCCGCTGTGATGGAAGAATTCATCGACAGCAAGACCTCCTTGTTAAAAAGATTCCTTCAGGACATCAAATTTACCAACTTTATCATGATCGGCAATGAAGTCCGTACCGTAGCCAATCTATGCGGAGAAGACCAGCGCATTGAGGTTGAAGACTTTACGAAGCTCTATGAAAAGCTCTTAATCATGACCGACGATCAAATAACCCGGACCTATGGTCTGGTCAAGAACCAGGCGGATACCTTTCTGCCCACGGTCATCACCTTGCATTGTTTTTTGAAGCTGACTCATGCCCGGCAGATTTATGTCCCGGATATCTCCCTGAAGAACGGTCTCATCCATGATTTGGCGGATGGACTGATTGAGAGTCCGCAAAGCAAGGATTCCTTGAATGATATGATCAGCTCTGTCTGGTATATTGCCAATCGTTTTGGAGCAGACAGACGGCATGCGGAGCAAGTGGAAAAGCTGGCCCTTTCCCTGTTTGATCAGACCGGGAAGATCCACGGGCTGGGCCATCAGGAAAGGCTGTATCTGCAGGTTGCGGCCATACTCCATGCTGTGGGCTATTTTATCAGCTTTACAGATCACCAGGAGCATGCCTATCGGATCATCAGGCACCGCAATATTATGGGGCTTTCCGCCCGGGATCTGATCTTGATTGCCAATATCGTGCGCTATAACACTCAGGAATCCCCCAGTCATCAGGACGAAAATTATGAAGGGTTAATGGATAGGGATAAAATTGTCGTATCGAAGCTGGCGGCCCTCCTGAAGCTGGCTGAAGCCCTGGATGTTTCCCATAAAAACAAAGTGGAGAAGGTGGAGGTTCATCGCAAGGGAGAACAATTGATTTTCACCATGTATTCCTGGCAGGACCCCTTTTTGGAAGAATGGACCTTTCAGAACTGCAGTTCCCTTTTTGAGGAAGTCACGGGGATGCAAGTCATAGTGAAACGAAAAGGATTAAGCTTATGA
- a CDS encoding RNA degradosome polyphosphate kinase, whose amino-acid sequence MMKTIYDTTGNFINRELSWLEFNQRVLEGALDAANPLFERLNFLAIVSSNLDEFFAVRVASLGDQILAGLEKRDPSGLLPQECMAQIVERAHGIVEGQYRCYRNSLLKKLRKENINIVNPKSLTKDQKKFVKDYYLHKVFPVLTPLVVDQGRPFPLLRSRELYIALLIKGVETHLFATVQVPKVLPRFVEVPSATKDREFIMLEDLITLKLPDLFQGHKLAAAGFFRITRNADLDFDEEGAEDLLEAIELSIRQRKWGSVIRLEVGKGFHKDLLAILKEELEITEDKIYEVRGPIDLTFLSDFIKLKGCEHLRYLPFQPQDVPELIREKDIFKAIQEQDILLHHPYQSFQPVVELVKTAARDPQVLAIKQTLYRVSGNSPIIAALAQAAELGKQVTVLVELKARFDEEKNIHWAKHLEEAGCHVIYGLVGLKTHCKVLLIVRREEDGIKRYVHMSTGNYNDVTAKIYTDIGLMTVNPQFGADASALFNMLSGLSQPVNLNKFTLAPAGMREKFLQLIEDEAHNAQKGMKAVIVVKVNSLLDKQIILALYHASSQGVEIKLIVRGVCCLRPGLPGVSETIAVRSIVGRFLEHSRIFYFYHGGEELVYLSSADWMPRNLDRRVELLFPVENPDAKEEVKAILDIAWQDTVKARILNAKGIYKKVDKRRKKSVESQDALCERAVAQSTREKARLQERLEGSFHPVTAGAEMQGFTGMK is encoded by the coding sequence ATGATGAAAACTATCTACGACACCACGGGGAATTTTATCAATCGCGAATTAAGCTGGCTGGAGTTTAATCAGCGGGTTTTGGAGGGGGCTCTGGATGCCGCTAACCCTCTGTTTGAACGGCTTAATTTCCTGGCCATTGTCAGCTCCAATCTGGATGAGTTTTTTGCGGTGAGAGTCGCATCCTTGGGGGACCAAATCCTGGCTGGTCTGGAGAAACGTGATCCCTCCGGTTTGCTTCCCCAGGAATGTATGGCGCAAATTGTGGAGCGTGCCCATGGGATAGTAGAGGGTCAGTACCGGTGTTACAGGAACTCTCTGCTTAAAAAACTCAGGAAGGAAAACATCAATATTGTCAACCCTAAATCCTTAACCAAGGACCAAAAGAAATTTGTGAAAGATTATTACCTGCATAAAGTTTTTCCGGTGCTCACCCCCTTGGTGGTGGATCAGGGCCGGCCTTTTCCTTTGCTGCGCAGCAGAGAGCTGTATATTGCCTTATTGATTAAAGGAGTGGAGACTCATCTTTTCGCTACGGTTCAAGTTCCGAAAGTCCTGCCCCGCTTTGTGGAAGTTCCCTCGGCGACCAAAGACAGGGAATTTATCATGTTGGAGGATCTGATCACCTTAAAATTGCCGGATCTTTTTCAAGGGCATAAGCTGGCAGCCGCAGGCTTTTTCCGCATTACCCGCAATGCCGACCTGGATTTCGACGAAGAGGGGGCGGAAGATTTATTAGAAGCCATTGAATTATCCATACGTCAGCGCAAATGGGGTTCGGTGATCCGTCTGGAGGTGGGCAAAGGGTTTCATAAAGATCTTCTGGCCATCCTTAAGGAAGAATTGGAAATCACTGAGGACAAGATTTATGAAGTACGGGGACCCATTGATCTGACGTTTCTCTCGGACTTCATTAAGCTTAAGGGATGTGAGCATTTACGCTATCTCCCTTTTCAACCTCAGGATGTCCCGGAACTGATCAGGGAAAAGGACATCTTCAAGGCTATTCAGGAGCAGGATATTCTGCTTCATCACCCCTACCAATCCTTCCAACCGGTGGTTGAGTTAGTGAAAACGGCGGCCAGAGATCCTCAGGTTCTGGCGATTAAGCAAACCCTTTACCGCGTCAGCGGCAATTCGCCGATTATTGCCGCCCTGGCCCAGGCGGCGGAGCTTGGCAAACAGGTTACGGTTCTTGTGGAGCTTAAGGCCCGCTTTGACGAGGAGAAGAACATTCATTGGGCCAAGCATCTGGAGGAGGCCGGCTGCCATGTCATCTATGGTTTAGTGGGGCTGAAAACCCACTGTAAGGTCCTCTTGATTGTGCGCCGGGAAGAGGATGGCATCAAGCGCTATGTTCATATGAGCACGGGCAACTATAATGATGTGACTGCCAAAATCTATACAGATATCGGGCTGATGACAGTGAATCCCCAGTTTGGGGCTGATGCCTCAGCATTATTCAATATGCTTTCCGGACTTTCCCAACCGGTCAATCTTAATAAATTCACCTTGGCACCTGCTGGGATGAGAGAGAAATTCCTCCAGCTTATTGAGGATGAAGCACATAACGCCCAAAAGGGAATGAAGGCGGTCATCGTCGTCAAGGTTAATTCTCTGCTTGATAAGCAAATCATTCTCGCTTTATATCATGCTTCCAGCCAGGGTGTGGAAATCAAGCTGATTGTGCGGGGGGTCTGCTGCCTCCGGCCCGGTTTGCCGGGAGTCAGCGAAACCATTGCTGTCCGCAGTATTGTGGGAAGATTTCTGGAGCATAGCCGTATCTTTTATTTCTATCATGGCGGAGAAGAGCTGGTGTATTTGTCCAGCGCCGACTGGATGCCAAGAAACCTGGATCGCCGGGTTGAACTACTGTTTCCTGTCGAAAATCCCGATGCCAAGGAAGAAGTAAAGGCCATACTGGACATAGCCTGGCAGGATACGGTAAAGGCCCGCATATTAAATGCCAAAGGTATCTATAAAAAGGTGGATAAACGGCGGAAAAAATCAGTTGAAAGCCAGGACGCCCTCTGTGAACGAGCGGTAGCTCAAAGCACCAGGGAAAAAGCCAGGTTGCAGGAAAGACTGGAGGGGAGTTTTCATCCCGTGACTGCCGGGGCGGAAATGCAGGGGTTTACCGGAATGAAATAG